In the genome of Deinobacterium chartae, one region contains:
- a CDS encoding ABC transporter substrate-binding protein: MKKGAMLVTATLLLAGAAYAAPKKVDGYASLGVVAGKPGGTYTLALGDSPQSFMYYGVIDSNLQTLAQQMFDGLVEYNYKTYRIEPALAESWTVSSDGKVYTFKLRQGVKWHDGEEFTADDVVFTFEQIVMNPEARAGDAANFEIGGKKVQFDKVDKYTVRVTLAKAAPAFLQQMRTFIMPRHKLAKFTPAGGGKPADINSAWPTNGNLKDVVGTGPFKLASYSTGQKVSLVKNPDYWKVDAKGTKLPYLDRLEFLIIRDPQAQVAQFLAKNLDAININGAQFPDLKQKEVAGAPFKVVRSEALFGSPPHLAFNFDAKDPGLKKAFSSVAFRQAMQKAVNRERIIETVYNGLATLPGTPMPPTSSFYINTQKYMDKFDLKAAGEALDKLGYKDTNGNGVRNIPGGGELEFALTYGTDSSVWPPIATIIQDDFKKIGVKVNLKGIQSSTLLSTGLSGNFEALLLAFGDQPDPELRKPIWQPGGALYYWHRSTQPEKPGGEPNKKAMATWERQVYDLLEKGSTTVDAAKRKALYNQWQVANAKNLPVIMIAKPANIAAVSNEYGNFIYTLGVIPGYNPVPLIYKK; the protein is encoded by the coding sequence ATGAAAAAAGGCGCAATGCTGGTTACGGCTACCCTGCTGCTTGCAGGCGCAGCCTACGCCGCCCCCAAAAAAGTGGACGGCTACGCCTCGCTGGGCGTGGTCGCCGGCAAGCCGGGCGGCACCTACACCCTGGCCTTGGGCGACAGCCCCCAGAGCTTCATGTACTACGGCGTGATCGACTCGAACCTGCAGACCCTGGCGCAGCAGATGTTCGACGGCCTGGTCGAGTACAACTACAAGACCTACCGGATCGAGCCCGCCCTGGCCGAGTCGTGGACCGTCTCGTCCGACGGCAAGGTCTACACCTTCAAACTGCGTCAGGGCGTAAAGTGGCACGACGGCGAAGAGTTCACCGCCGACGACGTGGTCTTTACCTTCGAACAGATCGTGATGAACCCCGAGGCCCGTGCCGGCGACGCCGCCAACTTCGAGATCGGCGGCAAGAAGGTGCAGTTCGACAAGGTCGACAAGTACACCGTGCGGGTCACGCTGGCCAAGGCCGCCCCGGCCTTCTTGCAGCAGATGCGCACCTTCATCATGCCGCGCCACAAGCTCGCCAAGTTCACCCCCGCAGGCGGCGGCAAGCCGGCCGACATCAACTCGGCCTGGCCCACCAACGGCAACCTCAAGGACGTCGTCGGCACGGGCCCGTTCAAGCTGGCCTCGTACTCCACCGGACAGAAGGTCAGCCTGGTCAAGAACCCCGACTACTGGAAGGTCGACGCCAAGGGCACCAAGCTGCCCTACCTCGACCGCCTCGAGTTCCTGATCATCCGTGACCCGCAGGCCCAAGTCGCCCAGTTCCTGGCCAAGAACCTCGACGCCATCAACATCAACGGCGCGCAGTTCCCGGACCTCAAGCAGAAAGAAGTCGCCGGCGCACCCTTCAAGGTCGTGCGCAGCGAGGCGCTGTTCGGCTCGCCGCCGCACCTGGCCTTCAACTTCGACGCCAAGGACCCCGGGCTGAAGAAGGCCTTTTCCAGCGTCGCCTTCCGTCAGGCCATGCAGAAGGCCGTGAACCGCGAGCGCATCATCGAAACCGTTTACAACGGCCTCGCAACCCTGCCCGGCACCCCCATGCCGCCCACCTCGAGCTTCTACATCAACACCCAGAAGTACATGGACAAGTTCGACCTCAAGGCGGCGGGCGAGGCGCTGGACAAGCTCGGCTACAAGGACACCAACGGCAACGGTGTGCGCAACATCCCCGGCGGCGGCGAACTCGAGTTCGCGCTGACCTACGGCACCGACTCGAGCGTGTGGCCGCCCATCGCGACCATCATCCAAGACGACTTCAAGAAGATCGGCGTCAAGGTCAACCTCAAGGGCATCCAGTCGAGCACCCTGCTGTCCACCGGTCTCAGCGGCAACTTCGAGGCGCTGCTGCTCGCCTTCGGCGACCAGCCGGACCCCGAGCTGCGCAAGCCGATCTGGCAGCCGGGCGGCGCGCTGTACTACTGGCACCGCTCCACCCAGCCCGAGAAGCCCGGCGGCGAACCCAACAAGAAGGCCATGGCCACCTGGGAGCGTCAGGTGTACGACCTGCTGGAAAAAGGCTCGACCACCGTGGACGCCGCCAAGCGCAAAGCCCTGTACAACCAGTGGCAGGTCGCCAACGCCAAGAACCTCCCGGTGATCATGATCGCCAAGCCTGCCAACATCGCTGCCGTCTCTAACGAATACGGCAACTTCATCTACACCCTCGGCGTCATCCCCGGCTACAACCCGGTCCCGCTGATCTACAAGAAGTAA
- a CDS encoding ABC transporter permease, protein MLVFLVRRVLTMIPTLFLISIVCFVLIKLQPGDYITQFLDDPRIGPETIAAITRQLGLDQPAYVQYLKWLGGVVTEGDFGFSFLNNRPVASLIYERLGWTVAVAGLTIVFSWLIAIPLGIYTALNRYGWAANIANFIGYIGLATPDFLVALLLISLTLNMGGTNVGGLFSPQYIDQPWSLAKFWDMLGHLWIPLIAIGLEGVAGLMRQMRANLLDVLNQDYVRTARSKGLRERTVIWRHAVRNAINPLITTAGLSLPQLISGTIIVSIILNLPTIGPFLYDSLLNKDQYVVMTLLMFSSLLLMVGNLLADLALAWTDPRIRFE, encoded by the coding sequence ATGCTCGTTTTTCTCGTCCGGCGCGTGCTCACGATGATCCCCACGCTGTTTTTGATCTCCATCGTGTGTTTCGTGCTGATCAAGCTGCAACCCGGCGACTACATCACCCAGTTCCTCGACGACCCCCGCATCGGACCCGAGACCATCGCGGCCATCACCCGGCAGCTCGGTCTGGACCAGCCCGCCTACGTGCAGTACCTCAAGTGGCTGGGCGGCGTGGTCACCGAGGGCGACTTCGGCTTCTCGTTCCTCAACAACCGCCCCGTAGCCAGCTTGATCTATGAACGTCTGGGCTGGACCGTCGCGGTCGCCGGACTCACCATCGTGTTCAGCTGGCTGATCGCCATTCCGCTGGGCATCTACACCGCGCTTAACCGCTACGGCTGGGCCGCCAACATCGCCAACTTCATCGGCTACATCGGCCTGGCCACCCCGGACTTTCTGGTGGCCCTGCTGTTGATCTCGCTGACTCTCAATATGGGCGGCACCAACGTCGGTGGCCTGTTCAGCCCGCAGTACATCGATCAGCCCTGGAGCCTCGCCAAGTTCTGGGACATGCTGGGCCACCTGTGGATTCCGCTGATCGCCATCGGCCTCGAGGGTGTGGCGGGCCTGATGCGCCAGATGCGCGCCAACCTGCTCGACGTGCTCAACCAGGATTACGTGCGCACCGCCCGCTCCAAGGGTCTGCGCGAGCGCACGGTGATCTGGCGTCACGCGGTACGCAACGCCATCAACCCCTTGATCACCACGGCGGGTCTGAGCCTGCCGCAATTGATCAGCGGTACGATCATCGTTTCGATCATCCTGAACCTGCCGACCATCGGTCCTTTCCTGTACGACTCCCTGCTCAACAAGGACCAGTACGTCGTCATGACCCTGCTGATGTTCTCCAGCCTGCTGTTGATGGTGGGCAACCTGCTCGCCGACCTGGCCCTGGCCTGGACGGACCCAAGGATTAGGTTCGAATGA
- a CDS encoding ABC transporter permease — protein sequence MTRAQTLKTAPKKAQDTSPLALAWRRFRRSKIGVLSGWVLVVMYLVALLAGFLAPYNITAQHYDYPYQPPQRVHIMHEGKLMRPFVYAVKKERDPVTYISSYVEDKTQPLPIRWFVRGEEYSFLGIKTDLHLFGVEGGYFFPIGTDKFGRDLLSRMLVGSQVSLTVGIIGILISFSIGIVVGGISGYYGGVIDTLIQRFIEVLLSFPRLPILLALSVIIPPSWPSTYVYLGIVAVLALIGWAGLARVVRGQVMGARNIDYVSAARALGAADMRIVLRHIMPNLSSYLVVTATLALPGYILGESALSFLGLGIKEPMTSWGLLLKDAQNFETLNLYPWLLIPGIMIVISVLAFNFFGDALRDAADTQSR from the coding sequence ATGACCCGCGCTCAAACGCTCAAAACCGCCCCCAAGAAGGCCCAGGACACCAGCCCGCTCGCCCTGGCGTGGCGCCGCTTCCGGCGCTCCAAGATCGGGGTCTTAAGCGGCTGGGTGCTGGTCGTGATGTATCTGGTGGCCCTGCTGGCCGGTTTCCTGGCACCGTATAACATCACCGCGCAGCACTACGACTACCCGTATCAGCCGCCGCAGCGCGTGCACATCATGCACGAAGGCAAGCTGATGCGCCCGTTCGTGTACGCGGTGAAAAAAGAGCGCGACCCGGTCACGTACATCTCGAGCTACGTCGAGGACAAGACCCAGCCGCTGCCGATCCGCTGGTTCGTGCGCGGCGAGGAGTACAGCTTCCTCGGCATCAAGACCGACCTGCACCTGTTCGGGGTCGAGGGCGGGTACTTCTTCCCGATCGGTACCGACAAGTTCGGCCGCGACCTGCTCTCGCGCATGCTGGTGGGCTCGCAGGTCTCGCTGACCGTGGGCATCATCGGCATCCTGATCTCGTTTTCCATCGGCATCGTGGTGGGCGGCATCTCGGGCTACTACGGCGGCGTGATCGACACGCTGATCCAGCGTTTCATCGAGGTGCTGCTGTCCTTCCCGCGCCTGCCGATCCTGCTGGCCCTCTCGGTGATCATTCCTCCCAGCTGGCCTTCGACCTACGTGTACCTGGGCATCGTGGCCGTACTCGCCCTGATCGGCTGGGCAGGCCTCGCCCGCGTGGTGCGCGGTCAGGTCATGGGGGCCCGCAACATCGACTACGTCTCGGCAGCGCGGGCCCTGGGTGCAGCCGACATGCGCATCGTGCTGCGCCACATCATGCCCAACCTCTCGTCTTACCTGGTGGTGACCGCCACGCTGGCCCTGCCCGGCTACATCCTGGGCGAGAGCGCGCTGTCCTTCCTGGGCCTGGGCATCAAAGAACCCATGACCTCGTGGGGCCTGCTGCTCAAGGATGCCCAGAACTTTGAGACGCTCAACCTGTACCCCTGGCTGCTGATTCCCGGCATCATGATCGTCATCTCGGTGCTGGCCTTCAACTTCTTTGGCGACGCTCTGCGCGACGCTGCCGACACCCAGAGCCGCTGA
- a CDS encoding ABC transporter substrate-binding protein: MKRIALTAALLSLAAPALAQTNVPESLFQTVGKRGGTLTLPLGASPQSFNYYAVLDNNAYTVLNNVFDRLITLDPYSNELFPQLAESWKFSADGKSVTLKLRKGVKWSDGKPFTADDVIFTLVDLASNTGLRANQAAVFTIGGQPLKFQKVDDLTVKVTAPKPYGAMLQALTFTPILPKHKLEKFSPLKNPDAFTKAWATNVDLDDVVGTGPFKLASYSVDQKVTLVRNPHSWRVDPKGQQLPYMDRLEYLIIKNPDAQIAQFRAGQLDSAPITGAQYPDLKRQEVAGAPFKVLRGVGLNNPPLHWGFNFDTKDPELKKAFSNVAFRRAMQMAVNRERIIDTVFNGLAGLPGHGTAPISEWYLNTKASLGKFDLKGAAAALDKLGYKDTNGNGVRNLSPRRELEFTLTYAADSSTIPATATIIQNDLKSIGVKVNLQGIQSSTVLPTALGGNFESILLAFGDQPDPQLRKDIWQPGGALNYWHPAVRPEKEGGTPVFSAMQPWEKEIYDIFAKAETLADQKARKNLYDRWQRLFAQNLPVIMLVKPDSVAVNHARLGNYFVKDNRILYSNFTVFEK, from the coding sequence ATGAAACGCATTGCCCTGACCGCTGCCCTGCTGAGCCTCGCCGCCCCCGCCCTGGCACAGACCAACGTGCCCGAGTCGCTGTTCCAGACCGTGGGCAAGCGCGGCGGCACCCTGACCCTGCCGCTGGGAGCCAGCCCCCAGAGCTTCAACTACTACGCGGTGCTGGACAACAACGCCTACACCGTGCTGAACAACGTCTTCGACCGCCTGATCACGCTTGACCCGTACTCGAACGAGCTGTTTCCGCAGCTGGCCGAGTCGTGGAAGTTCTCGGCGGACGGCAAGAGCGTCACCCTCAAGCTGCGCAAGGGCGTGAAGTGGTCGGACGGCAAGCCCTTTACCGCCGACGACGTGATCTTCACGTTGGTCGACCTCGCCTCGAACACCGGCCTGCGCGCCAACCAGGCGGCGGTCTTTACCATCGGCGGCCAGCCGCTGAAGTTCCAGAAGGTCGATGACCTGACGGTCAAGGTCACCGCGCCCAAGCCCTACGGCGCCATGCTGCAGGCCCTGACCTTCACCCCGATCCTGCCCAAGCACAAGCTCGAGAAATTCAGCCCGCTCAAGAACCCGGACGCCTTCACCAAGGCCTGGGCCACCAACGTGGACCTCGACGACGTGGTGGGTACCGGCCCTTTCAAGCTGGCCAGCTACAGCGTGGACCAGAAGGTGACGCTGGTGCGCAACCCGCACTCGTGGCGCGTGGACCCCAAAGGCCAGCAGCTGCCCTACATGGACCGCCTCGAGTACCTGATCATCAAGAACCCCGACGCGCAGATCGCGCAGTTCCGCGCGGGCCAGCTTGACTCGGCCCCGATCACCGGCGCGCAGTACCCGGACCTCAAGCGCCAGGAGGTCGCCGGCGCTCCTTTCAAGGTGCTGCGCGGAGTGGGCCTGAACAACCCGCCGCTGCACTGGGGCTTTAACTTCGACACCAAGGACCCCGAGCTGAAGAAGGCCTTCTCGAACGTCGCCTTCCGCCGTGCCATGCAGATGGCTGTGAACCGCGAGCGCATCATCGACACGGTCTTCAACGGTCTGGCCGGCCTGCCCGGTCACGGCACCGCCCCGATCAGCGAGTGGTACCTGAACACCAAGGCCTCGCTGGGCAAGTTTGACCTCAAGGGTGCGGCCGCCGCGCTCGACAAGCTCGGCTACAAGGACACCAACGGCAACGGCGTGCGCAACCTGTCGCCCCGGCGCGAGCTCGAGTTCACCCTGACCTATGCGGCGGACTCCTCGACCATCCCGGCAACTGCCACCATCATCCAGAACGACCTCAAGAGCATCGGCGTCAAGGTGAACTTGCAGGGCATCCAGTCGAGCACCGTGCTGCCCACCGCGCTCGGCGGCAACTTCGAGAGCATCCTGCTGGCCTTCGGCGATCAGCCCGACCCGCAGCTGCGCAAGGACATCTGGCAGCCGGGCGGCGCGCTGAACTACTGGCACCCTGCCGTGCGTCCGGAAAAAGAGGGCGGCACCCCGGTGTTCTCGGCCATGCAGCCCTGGGAAAAAGAGATCTACGACATCTTCGCCAAGGCCGAAACCCTGGCCGACCAGAAGGCCCGCAAGAACCTGTACGACCGCTGGCAGCGCCTGTTCGCCCAGAACCTGCCGGTGATCATGCTGGTCAAGCCGGACTCGGTCGCGGTGAACCACGCGCGCCTGGGCAACTACTTCGTCAAGGACAACCGCATTCTGTACAGCAACTTCACGGTGTTTGAGAAGTAA